From Skermanella sp. TT6, a single genomic window includes:
- the tmk gene encoding dTMP kinase, which translates to MTRGRFITFEGGEGAGKSTQLKLLAAALAGQGRDVLPTREPGGATGAEEIRKLLVSGEPGRWDGVTEALLHFAARRDHLTRTVWPALDAGRWVVSDRFADSTMAYQGYGHGLGREPIERLYGVTVGDFAPDLTLILDIPPGTGVARAHSRRDGEDRYERMDLGFHERLREGFLDIASREPGRCVVIDACGTVEQVHAAVLDAVTQRCPS; encoded by the coding sequence GTGACGCGCGGCCGATTCATCACGTTCGAAGGCGGCGAGGGCGCCGGCAAGAGTACCCAGCTCAAGCTGCTGGCGGCGGCGCTGGCGGGGCAGGGCAGGGATGTCCTGCCGACCCGCGAGCCCGGCGGCGCCACGGGGGCCGAGGAGATCCGCAAGCTGCTGGTCTCCGGAGAGCCGGGCCGATGGGACGGGGTGACCGAAGCCCTGCTCCACTTCGCCGCGCGCCGTGACCACCTGACGCGGACGGTCTGGCCGGCGCTGGACGCCGGCCGCTGGGTCGTTTCCGACCGCTTCGCCGATAGCACCATGGCCTATCAGGGCTATGGCCACGGGCTGGGGCGGGAACCGATCGAGCGGCTTTATGGCGTGACCGTCGGCGATTTCGCTCCCGACCTGACGCTGATCCTCGACATCCCGCCAGGCACCGGGGTCGCGCGCGCGCACTCCCGGCGGGACGGCGAGGACCGCTACGAGCGCATGGACCTGGGCTTCCACGAGCGGCTCCGCGAGGGTTTCCTGGACATAGCATCCCGCGAACCCGGCCGTTGCGTCGTGATCGATGCTTGCGGGACGGTCGAGCAGGTGCATGCCGCCGTCCTGGACGCCGTCACGCAGCGGTGCCCGTCGTGA
- the metG gene encoding methionine--tRNA ligase: MAGPQPFYITTPIYYVNDVPHIGHAYTTLACDVLARFMRLDGRDVKFLTGTDEHGQKVEKSAQVAGVDPQAFTDRVSQNFRDLVGAMNYSNDDFIRTTEPRHIEACQALWRTLADKGEIYLGSYAGWYAVRDEAFYGEDELTTTPTGKKLAPSGAECEWVEEPSYFFRLSAWQDRLLKFYDENPDFILPPGKRNEVMAFVKSGLRDLSVSRTTFNWGVPVPGDEQHIMYVWLDALTNYITALGYPDTAPGTPYAKYWPADLHMVGKDILRFHAVYWPAFLMAAGLEPPKRVFAHGWWTIEGQKMSKSLGNVIAPETLVSTYGLDPTRYFLLREVPFGNDGDFSHRAMVNRLNGDLANDYGNLVQRVLSMIQKNCGAKVPDAGAFGEADGKLLGAAGALLDTLRRELSVQAFHKAIEAIWAVIGDANRYVDEQAPWALRKTDPARMGTVLYVLAETIRRLAILTQPLMPDASAKILDQLAVPAGERGFDRLAEGQALASGTPLPRPEGVFPRFVEEAGS, encoded by the coding sequence ATGGCCGGGCCACAGCCCTTTTACATCACGACGCCGATCTATTACGTCAACGACGTGCCCCATATCGGCCACGCCTATACCACGCTGGCGTGCGATGTCCTGGCCCGGTTCATGCGGCTGGACGGCCGCGACGTGAAGTTCCTGACCGGCACCGACGAGCACGGGCAGAAGGTCGAGAAGTCGGCCCAGGTGGCCGGCGTCGATCCCCAGGCCTTCACCGACCGGGTGTCGCAGAACTTCCGCGACCTCGTCGGCGCCATGAACTATTCCAACGACGATTTCATCCGCACGACCGAGCCGCGCCATATCGAGGCCTGCCAAGCCTTGTGGCGGACGCTGGCCGACAAGGGCGAGATCTACCTGGGTTCCTACGCCGGCTGGTATGCCGTCCGGGACGAGGCGTTCTACGGCGAGGACGAGCTGACCACCACGCCGACCGGCAAGAAGCTCGCGCCCAGCGGGGCGGAGTGCGAGTGGGTCGAGGAGCCCAGCTACTTCTTCCGCCTGTCGGCCTGGCAGGACCGGCTGCTGAAGTTCTACGACGAGAATCCCGACTTCATCCTGCCGCCGGGCAAGCGCAACGAGGTCATGGCTTTCGTCAAGTCGGGCCTGCGCGACCTTTCGGTCAGCCGGACCACCTTCAACTGGGGCGTTCCGGTGCCGGGCGACGAGCAGCACATCATGTATGTCTGGCTCGACGCGCTGACCAACTACATCACGGCGCTGGGCTATCCCGACACGGCGCCGGGCACGCCCTACGCCAAGTACTGGCCGGCCGACCTGCACATGGTCGGCAAGGACATCCTGCGCTTCCACGCGGTCTATTGGCCAGCCTTCCTGATGGCGGCCGGCCTGGAGCCGCCCAAGCGCGTGTTCGCCCATGGCTGGTGGACCATCGAAGGCCAGAAGATGTCCAAGTCCCTGGGCAACGTGATCGCGCCCGAGACGCTGGTCTCGACCTACGGGCTCGACCCGACCCGCTATTTCCTGCTGCGCGAGGTGCCGTTCGGCAACGACGGGGATTTCTCGCACCGGGCGATGGTCAACCGGCTGAACGGCGACCTGGCGAACGACTACGGAAACCTCGTCCAGCGCGTCCTGTCCATGATCCAGAAGAACTGCGGGGCCAAGGTGCCGGACGCCGGCGCCTTCGGCGAGGCCGACGGCAAGCTCCTGGGTGCGGCCGGGGCCTTGCTCGACACCCTCCGGCGGGAGCTGTCGGTGCAGGCCTTCCACAAGGCGATCGAGGCGATCTGGGCCGTCATCGGCGACGCCAACCGCTATGTGGACGAGCAGGCGCCCTGGGCATTGCGCAAGACCGATCCGGCGCGTATGGGAACGGTCCTTTATGTGTTGGCCGAGACGATCCGCCGGCTGGCGATCCTGACCCAGCCGCTGATGCCCGACGCGTCGGCGAAGATTCTGGACCAGCTCGCCGTTCCGGCCGGCGAGCGCGGGTTCGACAGGCTCGCCGAAGGGCAGGCGCTGGCGTCGGGAACCCCGCTGCCCCGTCCCGAGGGCGTGTTCCCGCGGTTCGTCGAGGAAGCTGGAAGCTGA
- a CDS encoding YdcF family protein — MSFVLSKLGWALVKPGNVLAMMLVLGQLFQAGGRSGLKRAGWWLTTAGIFAVVLITLLPIGQLTLRPLEERFPQPALPEAVDGIILLGGSVHTEMTADRGQPVLNGAAERITEFVKLARRYPDARLVFTGGSGFVFAGDLRETDVIAEVLDGLGFDISRILFERESRNTFENAVFTKALLGPASGGTWLIITSAAHMPRSVGIFRKAGWPVLAYPVDYRSAGALMWAPDLLAGLDALNEAMREWIGLVAYRIMGRTDSLFPGPT, encoded by the coding sequence ATGTCCTTCGTCCTGTCGAAGCTGGGCTGGGCGCTCGTAAAGCCCGGCAACGTCCTGGCGATGATGCTGGTCCTCGGGCAGCTTTTCCAGGCGGGCGGCCGGTCCGGGCTGAAGAGGGCGGGGTGGTGGCTGACGACCGCGGGCATCTTCGCCGTGGTCCTCATCACGCTGCTGCCGATCGGGCAGCTGACCCTCCGGCCCCTGGAGGAGCGGTTCCCGCAACCGGCCCTGCCGGAGGCGGTGGACGGAATCATCCTGCTCGGGGGTTCCGTCCATACCGAGATGACCGCCGACCGGGGACAGCCGGTCCTGAACGGTGCCGCCGAGCGGATCACCGAGTTCGTCAAGCTCGCCCGCCGCTACCCCGACGCCCGGCTGGTCTTCACCGGCGGCTCCGGCTTCGTCTTCGCCGGCGACCTGCGGGAAACCGACGTGATCGCCGAGGTGCTGGACGGGCTGGGCTTCGACATTTCCCGGATCCTGTTCGAACGCGAGTCGCGCAACACCTTCGAGAACGCGGTCTTCACCAAGGCGCTGCTGGGCCCCGCTTCCGGCGGGACCTGGCTCATCATCACGTCCGCCGCCCACATGCCGCGGTCGGTCGGCATCTTCCGCAAGGCGGGCTGGCCGGTCCTGGCCTACCCGGTCGATTACCGCAGCGCCGGCGCGCTGATGTGGGCACCGGACCTCCTGGCCGGCCTGGATGCGCTGAACGAAGCCATGCGCGAATGGATCGGGCTGGTCGCCTACAGGATCATGGGAAGGACCGACAGCCTGTTTCCCGGACCCACCTGA
- a CDS encoding septal ring lytic transglycosylase RlpA family protein: MAGKAVASNSVNALLVVTAIIALSACSTQTTPSKVAGQGGTRSAMGGYKVGEPYQIKGVWYYPKEDFGYDETGIASWYGPGFHAETTANGERFDQNELTGAHKTLPMPSLVRVTNLENGRSIIVRINDRGPFVPGRIVDLSRRGAQLLGFEAQGSAKVRVSILPDESRAVAAAARAGQAGVDIAQVSPDGAPVPVAAPRAVVQVEGAQAPIQIAERRPFDPAQTLPGATVDGRFMPAPVVAELPVHSKGRIYVQAGAFTVYENANRLRARLSGLGASRIDPAMVGDTQYFRVRVGPLPTVEAADQVLGQVIEAGSNGARVVVD; this comes from the coding sequence ATGGCCGGGAAAGCTGTGGCCAGCAATTCGGTGAATGCTCTTCTGGTGGTCACCGCCATCATCGCCCTGTCGGCATGCTCGACCCAGACGACGCCGTCCAAAGTGGCCGGCCAGGGCGGCACGCGGTCGGCGATGGGCGGCTACAAGGTCGGGGAGCCATACCAGATCAAGGGGGTCTGGTACTACCCCAAGGAAGATTTCGGCTACGACGAGACCGGGATCGCGTCGTGGTACGGTCCGGGCTTCCATGCCGAGACCACGGCGAACGGCGAGCGGTTCGACCAGAACGAGCTGACCGGCGCGCACAAGACGTTGCCGATGCCGAGCCTCGTGCGGGTGACGAACCTGGAGAACGGCCGGTCCATCATCGTCCGCATCAATGACCGGGGTCCCTTCGTGCCGGGCCGCATCGTCGACCTGTCGCGGCGAGGCGCCCAGCTGCTCGGATTCGAGGCGCAGGGCAGCGCGAAGGTTCGTGTATCGATCCTGCCCGACGAGAGCAGGGCGGTCGCCGCCGCCGCGCGGGCAGGGCAGGCGGGCGTCGACATCGCGCAGGTGTCCCCGGACGGAGCTCCCGTACCGGTCGCGGCACCGCGGGCGGTCGTTCAGGTCGAAGGAGCGCAGGCCCCGATCCAGATCGCGGAGCGGCGGCCGTTCGATCCGGCGCAGACGCTTCCGGGTGCCACGGTGGACGGCAGGTTCATGCCGGCTCCGGTCGTAGCCGAGCTTCCGGTGCACTCGAAGGGCAGGATCTACGTGCAGGCCGGGGCCTTCACGGTGTATGAAAACGCCAACAGGCTGCGGGCGCGGTTGTCGGGCCTGGGGGCTTCCCGGATCGACCCGGCGATGGTCGGCGACACCCAGTATTTCCGGGTTCGTGTCGGTCCGCTCCCGACCGTCGAGGCGGCGGACCAGGTGCTGGGGCAGGTGATCGAGGCCGGCAGCAACGGCGCACGGGTCGTCGTCGACTAG
- a CDS encoding phytanoyl-CoA dioxygenase family protein, with protein sequence MKLTPEQLAEFAEQGYIFLPEAFTPEEVEVLRREAEQIYRSDRPEVWREKSGAPRTAFAAHTYNEAFRILGAHPRLIEPVEQFFGEKLYMHQYKINAKAAFDGEVWQWHQDYGTWARDDGMPEPRAMNISVFIDEVMPINGPLMLIPRSHTQGTLPAGHDKQTTSYPLWTLDHDSVAKLVEEGGIVAPTGKPGSVLMFHGNLVHGSAGNITPYPRKIVYLTLCAVSNHIRKPTRPEWIAHQDFTPIETVADDALTAYARSGRLAAE encoded by the coding sequence ATGAAACTGACCCCGGAACAGCTCGCCGAATTCGCCGAACAGGGCTACATCTTCCTGCCGGAAGCCTTCACGCCCGAGGAGGTCGAGGTCCTGCGCCGCGAGGCCGAACAGATCTATCGTTCCGACCGGCCGGAGGTCTGGCGCGAGAAGAGCGGCGCGCCGCGCACCGCCTTCGCCGCGCATACCTACAACGAGGCCTTCCGCATCCTCGGCGCCCATCCCCGCCTGATCGAGCCGGTGGAGCAGTTCTTCGGCGAGAAGCTCTACATGCACCAGTACAAGATCAACGCCAAGGCGGCGTTCGACGGCGAAGTCTGGCAGTGGCACCAGGATTATGGAACCTGGGCGCGCGACGACGGCATGCCCGAGCCCCGCGCCATGAACATCTCGGTGTTCATCGACGAGGTCATGCCGATCAACGGCCCCCTGATGCTGATCCCGCGCAGCCACACCCAAGGCACGCTACCGGCCGGCCACGACAAGCAGACCACCTCCTATCCGCTCTGGACGCTGGACCATGACTCCGTCGCCAAGCTGGTGGAGGAAGGCGGCATCGTGGCACCGACCGGCAAGCCCGGCTCTGTCCTGATGTTCCATGGCAACCTTGTCCATGGTTCGGCGGGCAATATCACCCCCTACCCTCGCAAGATCGTCTATCTGACCCTGTGCGCGGTCTCCAACCACATCCGCAAGCCGACCCGGCCGGAATGGATCGCCCATCAGGACTTCACGCCGATCGAGACGGTCGCCGACGACGCCCTGACCGCCTATGCCCGGTCCGGCCGACTGGCCGCGGAGTAA
- a CDS encoding GntR family transcriptional regulator: protein MKPISSQPVLIDQVYESLGKAIADGSLPAGSRIRQEELAERLGVSRQPVSHALQLLKRQGLLVESGKRGLTVAPLDSARILDLYQVRTSLDALAARLAAQRIAAGTAGPSARRELEDALQRGASLDPDRSAAVFIQADVEFHTAIYRLSGNTAIEETVAPQWPHLKRSMGVVLNDPGHRPKVWNEHAVIAGFILAGDAANAEAAALKHTNRAGTETSQRLAAINQAA from the coding sequence ATGAAGCCGATATCCTCCCAGCCGGTTCTGATCGACCAGGTTTACGAATCCCTCGGCAAGGCGATCGCCGACGGCAGTTTGCCGGCCGGCAGCCGCATCCGCCAGGAGGAACTTGCCGAGCGGCTCGGCGTCTCCCGCCAGCCGGTCAGCCACGCACTCCAGCTCCTCAAGCGCCAGGGCCTGCTCGTGGAAAGCGGCAAGCGCGGGCTGACGGTGGCGCCGCTGGACTCCGCCCGCATCCTGGACCTCTACCAGGTCAGGACGTCGCTCGACGCCCTCGCCGCCCGGCTGGCCGCCCAGCGGATCGCGGCCGGCACCGCCGGTCCCTCGGCACGCCGCGAACTGGAAGACGCGCTTCAGCGCGGCGCGTCGCTGGACCCCGACAGGTCTGCCGCCGTCTTCATCCAGGCCGACGTAGAGTTCCATACCGCGATCTACCGCCTGTCGGGAAACACGGCGATCGAGGAAACGGTGGCGCCCCAATGGCCGCATCTCAAGCGATCCATGGGCGTCGTCCTGAACGATCCCGGGCACCGTCCGAAGGTCTGGAACGAACATGCCGTCATCGCCGGATTCATCCTGGCCGGCGATGCCGCCAATGCCGAAGCCGCGGCGCTCAAGCACACCAACCGCGCCGGCACCGAGACGTCCCAAAGGCTGGCGGCCATCAACCAGGCCGCCTGA
- a CDS encoding D-alanyl-D-alanine carboxypeptidase family protein, producing the protein MRVAREMSVAHPRKPIAWIAGIIVSCIASVSSAASIDTIAKQAILIDMSTGTTLFEKNAHQRMPTSSMSKIMTMYMVFDRLRSGRLSLDDTLPVSERAWRMQGSKMFTELNAQIRVEDLIKGVIIQSGNDASVVLAEGLSGSEERFAEEMTRRAREIGLNESNFRNSTGWPDENHYSTASDLALLAQHLIKDYPEYYHYYSQTEFTYHGIKQGNRNPLLYRNMDVDGLKTGHTETAGYGLTASAERNGRRLVLVVNGLPSMQARADESARLLEWGFREFESYALFKKGEPVDQAAVWLGDADTVPLVVEEDLRVTMNRDERRNLKVSVVLEEPVPAPVAQGTPLGKVVMEAPGFSRKEVPLVAGQSVDRLGFVGRIGAAAMHLISGGGS; encoded by the coding sequence ATGAGGGTAGCAAGAGAGATGTCCGTCGCCCATCCGCGCAAACCGATCGCCTGGATCGCAGGGATCATCGTTTCCTGCATCGCGAGCGTCTCGTCGGCTGCGTCGATCGACACCATCGCGAAGCAGGCGATCCTGATCGACATGTCGACGGGGACAACCCTGTTCGAGAAGAACGCCCACCAGCGCATGCCGACATCGTCGATGAGCAAGATCATGACCATGTACATGGTCTTCGATCGGCTCAGGTCGGGGCGCCTGTCGCTGGACGACACGCTTCCGGTCAGCGAGCGGGCTTGGCGCATGCAGGGCTCGAAGATGTTCACCGAGCTGAACGCGCAGATCCGGGTCGAGGACCTCATCAAGGGCGTGATCATCCAGTCCGGCAACGATGCCTCGGTAGTCCTGGCGGAAGGGCTGTCCGGCTCGGAGGAGCGATTCGCGGAGGAAATGACGCGGCGCGCCCGGGAGATCGGCCTGAACGAGAGCAATTTCAGGAACTCCACCGGCTGGCCGGACGAGAACCATTATTCGACCGCCTCCGACCTCGCGCTGCTGGCCCAGCATCTGATCAAGGACTACCCGGAATACTATCACTACTACTCGCAGACCGAGTTCACCTATCACGGCATCAAGCAGGGCAACCGCAACCCACTGTTGTACCGCAACATGGACGTGGACGGGCTGAAGACCGGCCATACCGAGACTGCGGGCTACGGCCTGACGGCGTCGGCGGAACGCAACGGCCGGCGGCTCGTGCTGGTGGTCAACGGGCTGCCCAGCATGCAGGCCCGTGCGGACGAGTCGGCCCGCCTGCTGGAATGGGGGTTCCGGGAATTCGAGTCCTACGCCCTGTTCAAGAAGGGCGAGCCGGTCGATCAGGCCGCCGTCTGGCTGGGCGATGCCGACACCGTCCCGCTGGTGGTCGAGGAGGACCTGCGGGTCACCATGAACCGGGACGAGCGCCGCAACCTCAAGGTCTCGGTCGTGCTGGAGGAGCCGGTGCCGGCGCCGGTCGCCCAGGGCACGCCGCTGGGCAAGGTGGTCATGGAGGCGCCGGGCTTCAGCAGGAAGGAAGTGCCGCTGGTGGCGGGCCAGAGCGTCGATCGGCTCGGGTTCGTCGGCCGCATCGGCGCCGCGGCGATGCACCTGATTTCGGGCGGAGGCAGCTGA
- a CDS encoding NAD(P)H-dependent oxidoreductase: MNLHHLLQARVAAGRPVRVGLIGAGKFGSMFLSQVPTTPGLEVAVIADLDPERARAACRQVGWDEARIARTEFVTSGADACGHDAVEVVVEATGAPAAGIAHARAAISAGKHIVMVNVEADVLAGALLAEEARAKGVVYSMAYGDQPALTAEMVDWGRSCGFQVVAAGKGTKYLPLFHAVTPDDVWTHYGLTPEEARKAGMNAQMFNSFLDGTKSALEMAAISNACDLAVPSDGLLFPPCGVDDLPHVLRPASVGGVLEREGMVETVSSLERDGRPVFRDLRWGVYVVLKAPNDYARACFKQYGLKTDDTGSYAAMYKPYHLIGLELGISVLSAALRGEPTGQTRGFRGDVAAVAKRPLKAGEMLDGEGGYTVWGKLVPAERSLAEGALPIGLAHKVKLLKDVPAGRIVTWADISIPDTEAVRVRRDMERRFAVNETSAAAE, translated from the coding sequence ATGAACCTGCATCATCTGCTCCAGGCGCGGGTCGCCGCCGGCAGGCCGGTCCGGGTCGGCCTGATCGGCGCCGGCAAGTTCGGCTCCATGTTCCTGTCACAGGTTCCGACGACGCCGGGCCTGGAGGTCGCCGTCATCGCCGACCTCGACCCGGAACGGGCCCGCGCCGCGTGCCGGCAGGTCGGCTGGGACGAAGCCCGAATCGCCCGGACGGAGTTCGTCACCTCCGGTGCCGACGCGTGCGGCCATGACGCGGTCGAGGTCGTCGTCGAGGCGACCGGTGCGCCGGCGGCGGGCATCGCCCACGCCCGCGCCGCCATCTCGGCCGGCAAGCACATCGTCATGGTGAACGTCGAGGCGGACGTGCTCGCCGGTGCCCTGCTGGCCGAGGAGGCCCGCGCCAAGGGCGTGGTCTATTCCATGGCCTACGGCGACCAGCCCGCGCTCACCGCCGAGATGGTGGACTGGGGCCGCTCCTGCGGGTTCCAGGTGGTCGCGGCCGGCAAGGGCACCAAGTATCTGCCGCTGTTCCATGCCGTGACGCCGGACGATGTCTGGACCCATTACGGCCTGACGCCGGAGGAGGCGCGCAAGGCCGGCATGAACGCCCAGATGTTCAACTCCTTCCTGGACGGGACCAAGTCGGCCCTGGAAATGGCGGCCATCTCGAACGCCTGCGATCTCGCCGTGCCGTCCGACGGCCTGCTCTTCCCGCCCTGCGGCGTGGACGACCTGCCCCACGTCCTGCGTCCCGCTTCGGTCGGCGGCGTGCTGGAGCGCGAGGGCATGGTCGAGACCGTCTCCTCCCTGGAGCGGGACGGCAGGCCGGTCTTCCGGGATCTCCGCTGGGGCGTCTACGTGGTCCTGAAGGCCCCGAACGACTACGCCCGGGCCTGCTTCAAGCAGTACGGGCTGAAGACGGACGACACCGGCAGCTATGCCGCCATGTACAAGCCGTATCATCTGATCGGGCTGGAACTCGGCATTTCGGTGCTCTCGGCCGCCCTCCGCGGCGAGCCTACAGGCCAGACCCGCGGTTTCCGCGGCGACGTGGCGGCCGTCGCCAAGCGGCCGCTCAAGGCGGGGGAAATGCTCGACGGCGAGGGCGGCTACACCGTCTGGGGCAAGCTGGTCCCTGCCGAGCGGAGCCTTGCCGAGGGGGCGCTGCCGATCGGGCTCGCGCACAAGGTCAAGCTGTTGAAGGACGTTCCGGCCGGCCGGATCGTCACCTGGGCGGATATCAGCATACCCGACACCGAGGCCGTCCGGGTCCGCCGCGACATGGAACGGCGGTTCGCGGTGAACGAGACGAGCGCCGCCGCCGAGTGA
- a CDS encoding MBL fold metallo-hydrolase — translation MRITILGSGGSGGVPLIGGDWGACDPANPKNRRSRPSILVEDRGGRVLVDSSPDLREQLIANRTTWLSGVIFTHGHADHTHGLDDLRGINHAMNAPLDVYADRGTLDDLMHRFGYCFTPIKPGGLYYKPALVAHEITGPFSVGGIEILPFEQDHGWMKTLGFRFGRFGYSTDVVRMEDAAFEALKGIDTWVVDCVRVAPAHPVHAHLELTLQWIDRLRPRRAYLTHMNQSMDYDTVLAMLPPGVEPAYDGLVIDIPD, via the coding sequence ATGAGGATCACGATACTCGGTTCGGGAGGCTCCGGAGGGGTGCCGCTGATCGGGGGCGACTGGGGGGCTTGCGACCCGGCCAACCCGAAGAACCGGCGCAGCCGCCCGTCGATCCTGGTCGAGGACCGGGGCGGGCGTGTGCTGGTCGACAGCAGCCCCGACCTGCGCGAACAGTTGATCGCCAACCGGACGACATGGCTGAGCGGCGTGATCTTCACCCACGGTCATGCCGACCATACCCATGGGCTGGACGACCTTCGGGGAATCAACCACGCAATGAACGCGCCCCTGGACGTCTATGCGGACCGGGGTACCCTGGACGACCTGATGCACCGGTTCGGATACTGCTTCACGCCGATCAAACCGGGGGGACTCTATTACAAACCGGCGCTGGTCGCCCACGAGATCACCGGCCCGTTCAGCGTCGGCGGGATCGAGATCCTGCCGTTCGAGCAGGACCATGGCTGGATGAAGACGCTGGGCTTCCGGTTCGGCCGGTTCGGCTATTCGACCGATGTGGTCCGGATGGAGGATGCGGCCTTCGAGGCGCTGAAGGGCATCGACACCTGGGTGGTCGACTGCGTGCGCGTGGCGCCGGCCCATCCCGTCCATGCCCACCTGGAGCTGACGCTTCAATGGATCGACCGGCTCCGCCCGCGCCGGGCCTACCTGACCCACATGAACCAGAGCATGGACTACGATACGGTTCTGGCGATGCTCCCTCCGGGAGTCGAGCCGGCCTATGACGGCCTGGTGATCGACATCCCGGATTGA
- a CDS encoding TatD family hydrolase — translation MLIDSHCHLDFPDFAEERDEVIARARRAGVARMVTISTRISRFDQIREIAEAYDEVYCTVGVHPHQAAEEQAVTSVERLVELSRHPKVVGIGESGLDYFYDNSPRDIQQAGFRMHAQACRETDLPIVVHTRDADADTARILKEEGAGQGLRGVLHCFSSGRDLAEQALDFGFYISLSGIVTFKRSEELRDIVRSVPLDRILVETDAPFLAPIPKRGKRNEPAFVAHTAAAVAEVKGVSPEELAARTTRNFLRLFSRMPAPAVGTTPAS, via the coding sequence ATGCTGATCGACAGTCATTGCCATCTGGATTTTCCGGACTTCGCGGAGGAACGGGACGAGGTGATCGCGCGGGCCAGGCGGGCAGGCGTTGCCCGCATGGTCACGATCTCGACCCGGATCAGCCGGTTCGACCAGATCCGGGAGATCGCGGAGGCCTATGACGAGGTCTACTGCACCGTCGGCGTCCACCCGCACCAGGCGGCCGAGGAACAGGCCGTCACCTCGGTGGAAAGACTGGTCGAGCTGTCTCGGCATCCCAAGGTGGTCGGGATCGGCGAGAGCGGCCTCGACTATTTCTACGACAACAGCCCGCGCGACATCCAGCAGGCGGGATTCCGCATGCACGCGCAGGCCTGCCGCGAGACCGACCTTCCCATCGTGGTCCATACCAGGGATGCCGACGCGGACACCGCCCGGATCCTGAAGGAGGAAGGGGCGGGGCAGGGGCTGCGCGGCGTCCTGCACTGCTTCAGCTCGGGCCGTGACTTGGCCGAGCAGGCCCTGGATTTCGGATTCTACATCTCGCTGTCGGGCATCGTGACCTTCAAGCGGTCGGAGGAACTTCGCGACATCGTCCGCTCGGTGCCGCTCGACCGTATCCTGGTCGAAACCGATGCGCCGTTCCTGGCGCCGATTCCGAAGCGCGGCAAGCGGAACGAACCCGCCTTCGTGGCCCATACCGCTGCCGCCGTCGCCGAGGTCAAGGGCGTCAGTCCGGAAGAGCTCGCGGCGCGGACGACCCGGAATTTCCTGAGGTTGTTCAGCAGAATGCCGGCACCGGCCGTTGGGACGACGCCGGCATCATGA
- a CDS encoding DNA polymerase III subunit delta', which translates to MSTEIPHPRHNPELLAHDQAERILLDAWNSGRMPHAWLIGGVPGIGKATLAFRFARFLLSQGEEAGGLFGDPPPATSLRIGPEHPIFTRVASGGHADLLTIERPFDDKKGRLKMDIPVDQVRRIAPFLRLTAAEGGWRVVVLDGAERLNMNGQNAILKILEEPPARTVLLVVTENPGGLLPTIRSRCRKLLLNPLPEEVVAGLLARMRPDLADADRAALARLAEGSIGRALDLAEAGGLALYRDLMGLLGTLPRLDVVAAHGLGDKLARKGADTAYYAVTDLLVWWLARFARSLARGAIPPEVVPGEAALMQRLARDRGLDRWVEVWEKVNRLFARAESANLDRKQVVLNALLTVEAAASA; encoded by the coding sequence GTGAGCACCGAGATCCCGCACCCTCGCCATAATCCGGAGCTTCTGGCCCATGACCAGGCGGAGCGGATCCTGCTCGACGCCTGGAACTCGGGCCGGATGCCGCATGCTTGGCTGATCGGCGGCGTGCCGGGCATCGGCAAGGCGACCCTGGCGTTCCGGTTCGCCCGGTTCCTGCTGTCCCAGGGCGAGGAAGCGGGCGGGCTGTTCGGCGATCCGCCGCCCGCGACCAGCCTGCGGATCGGTCCCGAACACCCGATTTTCACGCGCGTCGCGTCCGGGGGGCATGCCGACCTGCTGACCATCGAACGGCCCTTCGACGACAAGAAGGGCCGGCTGAAGATGGATATCCCGGTCGACCAGGTCCGCCGCATAGCGCCGTTCCTGCGCCTGACCGCCGCGGAAGGCGGATGGCGGGTGGTCGTGCTGGACGGGGCGGAACGGCTGAACATGAACGGTCAGAACGCGATCCTGAAGATCCTGGAGGAGCCGCCGGCCCGGACCGTGCTGCTGGTGGTGACGGAGAATCCCGGCGGCCTGCTCCCGACCATCCGGTCGCGGTGCCGGAAGCTTCTGCTGAATCCGCTGCCCGAGGAGGTCGTCGCGGGCCTGCTGGCCCGGATGCGGCCGGATCTCGCCGACGCCGACCGGGCGGCGCTGGCCCGGCTGGCAGAAGGCAGCATCGGCCGGGCGCTCGATCTCGCGGAGGCGGGAGGGCTGGCGCTGTATCGCGACCTGATGGGCCTGCTGGGCACGCTGCCGCGGCTCGACGTGGTCGCGGCCCACGGGCTGGGGGACAAGCTGGCGCGCAAGGGGGCGGATACCGCCTATTATGCCGTGACCGACCTGCTGGTCTGGTGGCTCGCCCGCTTCGCCCGTTCGCTTGCCCGCGGCGCGATCCCGCCCGAGGTGGTCCCCGGAGAGGCAGCCCTGATGCAGCGCCTCGCGCGGGATCGCGGCCTTGATCGGTGGGTGGAGGTATGGGAAAAGGTCAACCGCCTTTTCGCACGGGCCGAGAGCGCCAATCTCGATCGCAAACAGGTCGTCCTGAACGCCTTGCTGACGGTGGAGGCCGCCGCTTCGGCCTGA